The following DNA comes from Bos indicus x Bos taurus breed Angus x Brahman F1 hybrid chromosome 5, Bos_hybrid_MaternalHap_v2.0, whole genome shotgun sequence.
AGAGGAAAGTCATCTCAGTAGAGGGATGCATGGCTCAGGTCTTCTTTGTGTTTGCCACCACCGGGATTGAGGCTTGCCTGCTctcagtgatggcctatgaccgctatgctGCCATCTGCCACCCTCTGCTCTACAGACAGGTGATGAGGAAACAGCTGTGTGTGAGGTTGGTGAGGGGCTCCTGGGTAGTGGCCTTTCTGGATGCACTCATCAACATTCTCCTGGCTTTGGATTTGGACTTCTGCAAGGTTCAAACCATCCACCACTACTCCTGTGAGTTgccttccctctttcccctctccTGCTCTGATATCTCCACCAATGCCGTAATGCtgctctcctctgccctcctgcaTGCCATTGGGACCTGCCCCCTGATCTTCTTCTCTTACACCCGCATTGTCTCCACCATCCTGAGCATTAGCTCCACCACAGGCAGAAGcaaggccttctccacctgctcctcccacctcacTGCAGTGATCCTGTTCTATAGCTCAGCCATTCTTCGTTATCTCATGCCAACCTCAGGTTCGCCTCTGGAGTTGATCCTCTCCATACAGTACAGTGTAATCACCCCCCTGGTGAATCCTCTCATCTACAGCTTGAAGAACAAAGAGGTGAAAGCAGCTCTGAGAAGAACgattctaaaatatttacaatgtcTCAGACAGCATGGAAGAGATAGACCATGAAGGGAATGCAGAAGAGAACTGCAAGAAATCTAAAGATTGACATT
Coding sequences within:
- the LOC113893563 gene encoding olfactory receptor 8S1-like translates to MATGNHSSIKEFILLGLSADTHIQALLFVLFLMIYLLTLLGNLLIILVTHTDSTLHTPMYFFLSHLSFQDLCYSSVTVPKMLENLLSQRKVISVEGCMAQVFFVFATTGIEACLLSVMAYDRYAAICHPLLYRQVMRKQLCVRLVRGSWVVAFLDALINILLALDLDFCKVQTIHHYSCELPSLFPLSCSDISTNAVMLLSSALLHAIGTCPLIFFSYTRIVSTILSISSTTGRSKAFSTCSSHLTAVILFYSSAILRYLMPTSGSPLELILSIQYSVITPLVNPLIYSLKNKEVKAALRRTILKYLQCLRQHGRDRP